In Salinigranum marinum, one DNA window encodes the following:
- a CDS encoding DUF7344 domain-containing protein: MGAASQQLPRSSDPEPSEWDRSEGPTRDQLFHVLRNQRRRFAIQHLKRASEPVDVGDLATQIAAWENEVSVEAVTSKQRRRVYNALQQTHVPELEQTGIVEVDRREVELTERAADLDIYLEVVPGEDIPWSEYYLALAGVGLSVVAVTWLNVGPFGTLPDIAAGAFLAVAFVLSAGANYYYQHENLLGGTEKPPELRGE, translated from the coding sequence ATGGGAGCCGCTTCACAACAGCTACCGAGGTCATCGGACCCGGAGCCCTCCGAGTGGGACAGGAGTGAGGGACCGACACGTGACCAGCTCTTCCACGTCCTGCGGAACCAGCGGCGGCGCTTCGCGATCCAGCACCTCAAGCGGGCATCCGAGCCGGTCGACGTCGGTGATCTCGCGACGCAGATCGCCGCGTGGGAGAACGAGGTAAGCGTCGAGGCAGTCACGTCGAAACAGCGCCGACGTGTCTACAACGCCCTCCAGCAGACGCACGTCCCGGAACTGGAGCAGACGGGGATCGTCGAGGTCGACCGCCGGGAGGTCGAACTGACCGAACGCGCCGCGGACCTCGACATCTACCTCGAGGTCGTTCCGGGCGAGGACATCCCGTGGAGCGAGTACTACCTCGCGCTCGCCGGGGTGGGGCTGTCGGTGGTCGCCGTGACGTGGCTGAACGTCGGCCCGTTCGGGACCCTCCCCGACATCGCGGCGGGGGCGTTCCTCGCGGTGGCGTTCGTCCTCTCCGCGGGCGCGAACTACTACTACCAGCACGAGAACCTCCTCGGCGGGACGGAGAAGCCGCCGGAACTGCGAGGTGAGTGA
- the kdgK1 gene encoding bifunctional 2-dehydro-3-deoxygluconokinase/2-dehydro-3-deoxygalactonokinase, translated as MTDLVTFGETMLRLSPPRGERLERAREFDVQAGGAESNVAAAVSLLGLDSVWLSKLPDSALGRRIVRELRGHGVRTGISWDNTERKRVGTYYLEHGGTPRGTEVVYDRTDSSVTTATPQELATGVVASADTFYTSGITPALSETLRETTAALFEVAHGGGTTVAFDLNYRSKLWSSAAARETYEALLPGVDVLFAAERDAREVLGRDGDAVQLAHGLATDFDADTVVVTRGDKGALGIHGGEVFEQPVYESETFDAIGTGDAFVGGFLTARIAGGDVERCLSYGAAAASLKRTIDGDIAVLTPAEVESVIADDTEGISR; from the coding sequence ATGACAGACCTCGTGACGTTCGGCGAGACGATGCTTCGGCTCTCGCCACCGCGCGGTGAGCGGCTCGAACGGGCCCGCGAGTTCGACGTGCAGGCGGGCGGTGCCGAGAGCAACGTCGCCGCCGCGGTCTCGTTACTCGGACTCGACTCGGTGTGGCTCTCGAAGCTGCCCGACTCGGCGCTCGGCCGGCGGATCGTCCGCGAACTCCGCGGCCACGGTGTCCGAACGGGGATCTCGTGGGACAACACGGAGCGAAAGCGCGTCGGCACCTACTACCTCGAACACGGCGGCACCCCCCGCGGGACCGAGGTCGTCTACGACCGGACGGACTCGTCCGTGACGACCGCGACGCCCCAGGAACTCGCGACGGGCGTCGTCGCCAGCGCCGACACGTTCTACACGAGCGGGATCACGCCCGCGCTGTCCGAGACGCTCCGAGAGACGACGGCCGCGCTGTTCGAGGTCGCCCACGGGGGCGGGACGACGGTCGCGTTCGACCTGAACTACCGGTCGAAGTTGTGGTCGTCCGCGGCGGCCCGGGAGACGTACGAGGCGCTGTTACCCGGTGTCGACGTGCTGTTCGCCGCCGAGCGCGACGCCCGCGAGGTGCTCGGCCGCGACGGCGACGCCGTCCAGCTCGCCCACGGACTCGCGACCGACTTCGACGCCGACACCGTCGTGGTCACCCGCGGCGACAAGGGCGCGCTCGGCATCCACGGGGGCGAGGTGTTCGAACAGCCCGTCTACGAGTCGGAGACGTTCGACGCGATCGGCACCGGCGACGCGTTCGTCGGCGGCTTCCTCACCGCCCGGATCGCCGGCGGCGACGTCGAACGGTGTCTCAGCTACGGCGCGGCGGCGGCGTCGCTGAAACGGACCATCGACGGCGACATCGCCGTGCTCACCCCCGCCGAGGTCGAGAGCGTCATCGCCGACGACACCGAGGGCATCTCTCGGTAG
- a CDS encoding NAD(P)/FAD-dependent oxidoreductase: MHVAIVGAYGSAGVAVAERLSEHVGETVSRLSLVDDGDPGGGLCILRGCMPSKEVISAAGHRYGVRHDHRLVGSPPAMDLDRVVETKDEHIDNFARHRRAAVHGMTEREGVEFYHERATFVDDHTLRLDPSGDELVADYVVVATGSVVNVPDLPGIDDVDVTTSADVLDATSLPDSGIVMGFGYIGLEMVPYLAEAGVDLTVIEHDARPLDEADPDFGGELLDVYREEFGVEILTHAYEQRVEPVDGGVRMQLEHDGRDATREADELFVFTGRRPNLDGLGLENTALTPDPGWVDDTMQARDDPRTFVVGDVNRKEPILHVAKEQGHVAAENLLAHAANEALETYENVHHHVVFSAAGVYPYARVGHSVASAQEAEVEHVSVSRHASDDGVFKTKATPRGLATLVVGTDGRVLGYQGLHYHADVMAKTMQLAVEMGLDVREIPDRAYHPTTPEILDGLFREAANELTDAT; encoded by the coding sequence ATGCACGTCGCTATCGTCGGTGCGTACGGCAGCGCCGGAGTCGCCGTCGCGGAACGACTGAGCGAACACGTCGGCGAGACGGTGTCGAGGCTGTCGCTCGTCGACGACGGCGACCCCGGCGGTGGGCTCTGTATCCTCCGCGGCTGTATGCCGTCGAAGGAGGTCATCTCCGCCGCGGGGCACCGGTACGGCGTCCGCCACGACCACCGACTCGTCGGCTCTCCGCCGGCGATGGATCTCGACCGCGTCGTCGAGACGAAAGACGAGCACATCGACAACTTCGCGCGACACCGGCGCGCGGCGGTCCACGGGATGACCGAGCGCGAGGGGGTCGAGTTCTACCACGAGCGCGCGACGTTCGTCGACGACCACACGCTTCGGCTCGACCCCAGCGGCGACGAACTCGTTGCGGACTACGTCGTCGTCGCCACGGGCTCGGTCGTGAACGTCCCCGACCTCCCCGGCATCGACGACGTGGACGTGACGACGAGCGCCGACGTCCTCGACGCCACGTCCCTGCCCGACTCGGGGATCGTGATGGGCTTCGGCTACATCGGCCTGGAGATGGTGCCGTACCTCGCGGAGGCCGGCGTCGACCTCACCGTGATCGAACACGACGCCCGCCCGCTGGACGAGGCCGACCCCGACTTCGGCGGCGAACTCCTCGACGTCTACCGCGAGGAGTTCGGCGTCGAGATCCTGACCCACGCGTACGAACAGCGGGTCGAACCGGTCGACGGGGGCGTGCGGATGCAGCTCGAACACGATGGCCGGGACGCGACACGGGAAGCCGACGAACTGTTCGTCTTCACGGGACGCCGGCCGAACCTCGACGGGCTCGGGCTGGAGAACACCGCGCTGACCCCCGACCCCGGCTGGGTCGACGACACGATGCAGGCCCGCGACGACCCGCGGACGTTCGTCGTCGGGGACGTGAACAGAAAAGAGCCGATCCTCCACGTCGCCAAGGAGCAGGGACACGTCGCGGCCGAGAACCTCCTCGCGCACGCCGCCAACGAGGCGTTGGAGACGTACGAGAACGTCCACCACCACGTCGTCTTCTCGGCGGCCGGCGTCTACCCCTACGCCCGCGTCGGTCACTCGGTCGCCTCCGCGCAGGAGGCAGAGGTCGAGCACGTCTCGGTCAGCAGACATGCCAGCGACGACGGCGTGTTCAAGACTAAAGCCACTCCCCGGGGACTGGCGACGCTCGTCGTCGGGACCGACGGCAGGGTGCTCGGCTACCAGGGGCTACACTACCACGCGGACGTGATGGCGAAGACGATGCAACTCGCCGTGGAGATGGGGCTCGACGTCAGGGAGATCCCGGACCGGGCGTACCACCCCACGACGCCCGAGATACTCGACGGGCTGTTCCGTGAGGCGGCGAATGAACTGACCGACGCGACGTGA
- a CDS encoding phosphate-starvation-inducible PsiE family protein: MALELEDFAGTSERIMRWLELGAAYFLVALFAIGVFDLGLSLYQLLTSGRFTDPNAVIDLIDTVLLLLIIVEVFQTVVAFSRNEPVIRIVINAALIAIARKVISYRPSEYASVEEAFVAAGSFALLLAVLILAFFVIRRVDIEPVDLEFE, encoded by the coding sequence GTGGCTCTCGAACTCGAAGACTTCGCCGGGACTTCCGAGCGGATCATGCGATGGCTCGAACTGGGCGCCGCGTACTTTCTCGTGGCGCTGTTCGCCATCGGCGTCTTCGACCTGGGGTTGTCGCTGTATCAACTCCTGACCTCGGGTCGGTTCACCGACCCGAACGCCGTCATCGATCTCATCGACACCGTCTTGCTCTTGTTGATCATCGTCGAGGTGTTCCAGACCGTCGTCGCGTTCAGCCGGAACGAGCCGGTCATCCGGATCGTTATCAACGCGGCGCTCATCGCCATCGCGCGGAAGGTCATCAGCTACCGTCCCAGCGAGTACGCCTCGGTCGAGGAGGCGTTCGTCGCCGCGGGCTCGTTCGCCCTGTTGCTGGCGGTGCTCATCCTCGCGTTCTTCGTCATCCGTCGGGTCGACATCGAACCGGTCGACCTAGAGTTCGAGTGA
- a CDS encoding hemolysin family protein: protein MTLDSVPVAGWLLAVTGDVLSGTTILVGVVTIAVLLVASAFFSSSEIAVFSLERHRLSALLEADGGDPRARVLHRLREDPHRLLVTILVGNNIVNIAMASIASVLLAAALSPEVAVLVTTFGVSALVLVFGEITPKSYGVANAERFALRVAGPLATVERLLFPLVVTFDFVSRGLNRITGGGSDIERPYVTREEIEALLKTGERIGAIDEAEHEMVEGVFELGSTTAREVMVPRVNLVAVDVETPLDEVIEVCATNRLTRVPVYQGTLDHVVGIADIRDAERARRAGQELDDVLLPTLQVPEGREIDDLLAEMQAERVTMVIVRDEFGETEGILTVEDILEEIVGEIFEVGEERLIRPTTDGLVVQGEVTVGEVNDVLGVDLPTEGEFETVAGLINAELGRIGDVGDTVLVDEVELDVERVDGHRIRRVRVRPVVDDGDGDEGGDTPAVSE from the coding sequence GTGACACTCGACAGTGTGCCCGTGGCCGGATGGCTCCTCGCCGTGACCGGCGACGTCCTCTCCGGGACGACGATCCTGGTCGGGGTGGTGACGATCGCCGTTCTGCTCGTCGCCTCGGCGTTCTTCTCGTCGAGCGAGATCGCGGTCTTCTCGCTCGAACGCCACCGGCTCTCGGCGCTCCTCGAGGCCGACGGCGGCGACCCGCGTGCGCGGGTGCTCCACCGACTCCGAGAGGATCCCCACCGCCTCCTCGTGACCATCCTCGTCGGGAACAACATCGTCAACATCGCGATGGCGAGTATCGCCTCGGTCCTGCTCGCCGCGGCGCTCTCGCCGGAGGTCGCCGTCCTCGTGACGACGTTCGGCGTGAGCGCGCTCGTCCTCGTCTTTGGCGAGATCACGCCGAAGTCGTACGGCGTCGCCAACGCCGAGCGGTTCGCCCTGCGGGTCGCCGGGCCGCTCGCGACCGTCGAACGACTGCTCTTCCCGCTCGTCGTCACCTTCGACTTCGTCTCCCGGGGCCTCAACCGGATCACCGGGGGCGGCTCCGACATCGAGCGGCCGTACGTCACTCGCGAGGAGATCGAGGCGCTGTTGAAGACGGGCGAGCGGATCGGAGCGATCGACGAGGCCGAACACGAGATGGTCGAGGGCGTCTTCGAACTCGGGTCGACGACGGCCCGGGAGGTGATGGTCCCGCGCGTGAACCTCGTCGCCGTCGACGTCGAGACGCCGCTCGACGAGGTCATCGAGGTGTGTGCCACGAACCGGCTCACCCGCGTCCCCGTCTACCAGGGGACGCTCGACCACGTCGTCGGCATCGCGGACATCCGCGACGCCGAGCGCGCCCGCCGGGCGGGACAGGAACTCGACGACGTGCTCCTCCCGACGCTGCAGGTGCCCGAGGGCAGAGAGATCGACGACCTCCTCGCGGAGATGCAGGCCGAGCGCGTCACGATGGTCATCGTCCGCGACGAGTTCGGCGAGACCGAGGGGATCCTGACCGTCGAGGATATCCTCGAAGAGATCGTCGGCGAGATCTTCGAGGTCGGCGAGGAGCGGCTCATCCGCCCGACGACCGACGGGCTCGTCGTCCAGGGCGAGGTGACTGTCGGCGAGGTGAACGACGTCCTCGGCGTCGATCTCCCCACCGAGGGCGAGTTCGAGACCGTCGCCGGCCTGATCAACGCGGAACTCGGTCGCATCGGCGACGTCGGCGACACGGTCCTCGTCGACGAGGTCGAACTCGACGTCGAGCGGGTCGACGGTCACCGCATCAGACGCGTTCGCGTCCGGCCGGTCGTCGACGACGGCGACGGTGACGAGGGCGGCGACACGCCCGCCGTCTCCGAGTGA
- a CDS encoding DUF7511 domain-containing protein, whose amino-acid sequence MSDTTDRDADSTGGPSRNAEPFGLDLGPPPASDAGFALHGHVEQYDDAPDECTIFPHTASAELPRTTAWLTAEEGSYCSLENSR is encoded by the coding sequence ATGTCTGACACGACCGACCGCGACGCCGACTCCACGGGGGGACCGAGTCGGAACGCGGAGCCGTTCGGCCTCGACCTCGGCCCCCCGCCGGCGTCCGACGCCGGGTTCGCCCTCCACGGACACGTCGAGCAGTACGACGACGCGCCGGACGAGTGTACGATCTTCCCGCACACGGCGTCGGCGGAGCTCCCGCGGACAACGGCCTGGCTGACCGCCGAAGAGGGGTCGTACTGCTCGCTCGAAAACAGCCGCTGA
- a CDS encoding CBS domain-containing protein has product MSSDPNGGRRPTNDRPNVFDVTVRAVMRRRIETAPPSASARTVVRQLHEADAGSIVVVDEAGDPVGIVTDSDVLALVVDERPLDGTTAADCLSAPVVTVDADDGIEAAAETLREHDIDQAPVLDDGALVGVVSVRELSYYLPGLSLSDVTTQSAGEYAYEDRAAPGVDVGDVVRFSKRLDDGDLRAFARASGDENPLHLDDAYAATTRFGGRIAHGVLTLGVVSAALSRLPGLVVYLSQSVRFVGPVAVGDRVTAVCEIVEALGGGRYRLRTTVRDEDGDSVIDGEAVVWIDTRSGDDAEADTETKPDPNSEAETDGDTDTDAALSSGTDAD; this is encoded by the coding sequence ATGTCCTCCGACCCGAACGGTGGGAGACGGCCGACGAACGACCGACCGAACGTGTTCGACGTCACGGTCCGGGCGGTGATGCGCCGGCGCATCGAGACCGCCCCGCCGTCGGCGTCGGCGCGGACGGTGGTCCGCCAGCTGCACGAGGCCGACGCCGGTTCGATCGTCGTCGTCGACGAGGCGGGCGATCCGGTCGGCATCGTCACCGACTCCGACGTCCTCGCGCTCGTCGTCGACGAGCGACCGCTCGATGGGACGACCGCCGCCGACTGCCTGTCGGCCCCGGTCGTGACGGTCGACGCCGACGACGGCATCGAGGCGGCCGCCGAGACGCTCCGCGAACACGACATCGACCAAGCACCCGTCCTCGACGACGGCGCGCTCGTCGGCGTCGTCTCCGTCCGCGAACTCTCGTACTACCTGCCCGGGCTGTCGCTGTCGGACGTGACGACGCAAAGCGCCGGCGAGTACGCGTACGAGGACCGCGCGGCCCCCGGCGTCGACGTCGGCGACGTGGTCCGCTTCTCGAAACGGCTCGACGACGGCGACCTCCGGGCGTTCGCGCGCGCCAGCGGCGACGAAAACCCCCTCCACCTCGACGACGCGTACGCCGCGACGACGCGGTTCGGCGGCCGAATCGCCCACGGCGTGCTCACCCTGGGCGTCGTGAGTGCGGCGCTCTCGCGGCTCCCCGGCCTCGTCGTCTACCTCTCACAGAGCGTCCGGTTCGTCGGGCCGGTCGCGGTCGGCGACCGCGTGACCGCGGTCTGTGAGATCGTCGAGGCGCTCGGCGGCGGGCGGTACCGACTGCGGACGACGGTCCGCGACGAGGACGGCGACTCCGTCATCGACGGCGAGGCGGTGGTCTGGATCGACACGCGATCGGGAGACGACGCGGAAGCGGACACAGAGACGAAACCGGACCCGAACTCGGAGGCGGAGACTGACGGGGACACAGACACGGACGCGGCCCTGAGCTCGGGGACTGACGCGGACTGA
- a CDS encoding SDR family NAD(P)-dependent oxidoreductase → MSVEYDFEGSVALVTGAAGALGGGVVKAFVDAGATVAAADLVDPDEVDLPDGATYYQGDFTDEAAVSSTVAEVVDDHGGIDSLVNVAGTWRGGSPVDETDVDTFDFLFDVNLKTMFLASKHALPHLRESDADGGGTIVSISARSSLEGGEGDSVYRATKAGVRLVTESIAEENRGTVRANAIMPSVIDTEMNREMMPDADHDSWPTPAELADVILFLCSDGAGVTSGAAVPVYGEA, encoded by the coding sequence ATGTCAGTCGAGTACGATTTCGAGGGAAGCGTCGCACTGGTGACCGGCGCGGCGGGCGCGCTCGGCGGCGGCGTCGTCAAGGCGTTCGTCGACGCGGGGGCGACCGTCGCCGCCGCCGATCTGGTCGATCCCGACGAGGTCGACCTCCCGGATGGGGCGACGTACTACCAGGGCGACTTCACCGACGAAGCGGCCGTCTCGTCGACCGTCGCGGAAGTCGTCGACGACCACGGCGGCATCGACTCCCTCGTGAACGTCGCCGGCACCTGGCGGGGTGGCTCGCCGGTCGACGAGACCGACGTCGACACGTTCGACTTCCTCTTCGACGTGAATCTCAAGACGATGTTCCTCGCGTCGAAACACGCCCTGCCCCACCTCCGGGAGTCCGACGCCGACGGCGGCGGGACTATCGTCTCGATCTCGGCGCGCTCGTCGCTCGAAGGCGGCGAGGGCGACAGCGTCTACCGCGCGACGAAGGCCGGCGTCCGACTCGTGACCGAGAGCATCGCCGAGGAGAACCGGGGGACGGTCCGCGCGAACGCGATCATGCCGAGCGTCATCGACACCGAGATGAACCGCGAGATGATGCCCGACGCCGACCACGACTCGTGGCCCACGCCCGCGGAACTCGCCGACGTGATCCTCTTTCTCTGCAGCGACGGCGCCGGCGTGACGAGCGGTGCAGCGGTTCCGGTGTACGGCGAGGCCTGA
- a CDS encoding CARDB domain-containing protein translates to MSRSEARSSPTSRRLRRSLSVLLVVAVVGLTVAAPVAAASVVFEYTSQPPADDRARMGSTYTHTVAVDTNASDGPVMVTLYHDPAADLSYASYTASLGGQSLDMVVRESTDTVGGRSLTRLTFVNRSPPTTGTETLRLAATFDASEDATTETVFTGGVHGPTGTTLGLTETNVSTSGPDLEPTNLTVPSDPTNREQVTVTGTVENTGEYNATSVAVDLLIDGQPTDTTTIDVPISSSRNVSFNWTPSTIGSHELTLAVDDDDTVLELDETDNRRTTTVTVVSGPRPDLEPTNLTAPSEATNGSTTTVTGTVTNTGTDGAADVGIDLLANGTSVGTTTADVPVGGTVNVSFNWTPSATGERELTLVVDAGDTVLEHDETNNRRNTTVTVSSPTSAEPDDDDGGSSASSGGGGGGGGGGGGSLGTRTIASITGFMGGGSSTTVSVGDSSPRLESIRFEFGEETAGQFGVSELNVPPADTDYPRNYDTVVSLFEVTPPEPVRDDPGTVTVALDRSRLSAIGADPDGLQVERYNKSVGTWETLEHELVSSDDSTVTIRFETPGFPTGDFGTPAYTTFAITTAPAGAASSDAGGATTESETTTVTAPATATDTATAAQTTTPASGTTTSTTFPGFGVGAVAGALAIVLVVVRRRRRNGR, encoded by the coding sequence ATGAGCCGTTCCGAGGCGCGCTCGTCGCCGACCTCTCGTCGGCTCCGTCGTTCGCTGTCGGTCCTACTCGTCGTCGCGGTCGTCGGCCTCACGGTCGCCGCGCCAGTCGCGGCCGCATCGGTCGTCTTCGAGTACACGTCACAGCCGCCGGCCGACGACCGGGCCCGGATGGGGTCGACGTACACCCACACCGTGGCAGTCGACACGAACGCCTCGGACGGCCCGGTGATGGTGACGCTGTACCACGATCCCGCGGCGGACCTCTCGTACGCGAGTTACACCGCGTCACTCGGCGGACAGTCGCTCGACATGGTCGTGAGAGAGTCGACCGACACAGTCGGTGGGCGATCGCTCACCCGACTCACGTTCGTCAACCGGAGCCCACCGACCACCGGCACGGAGACGCTCCGGTTAGCGGCGACGTTCGACGCCTCCGAGGACGCGACGACCGAGACCGTGTTCACCGGCGGCGTCCACGGGCCGACGGGAACGACGCTCGGACTCACGGAGACGAACGTCTCGACGTCGGGGCCGGATCTCGAACCCACGAACCTGACCGTCCCGTCGGATCCGACGAACCGCGAGCAGGTCACAGTGACCGGAACAGTGGAAAACACCGGTGAGTACAACGCGACGAGCGTCGCGGTCGACCTGCTGATCGATGGCCAACCTACCGACACGACGACGATCGACGTTCCGATCAGCAGCTCCCGAAACGTGTCGTTCAACTGGACCCCGTCGACCATCGGATCGCACGAACTCACGCTCGCCGTCGACGACGACGACACGGTGCTCGAACTCGACGAGACGGACAACAGACGGACAACAACGGTCACCGTGGTCTCGGGTCCGCGCCCGGACCTCGAACCGACGAACCTGACTGCCCCGTCCGAGGCGACGAACGGCTCGACGACGACGGTGACGGGGACAGTCACGAACACCGGCACCGACGGTGCCGCAGACGTCGGGATCGACTTGCTGGCCAACGGGACGAGCGTCGGCACGACGACGGCCGACGTTCCGGTCGGTGGAACGGTGAACGTGTCGTTCAACTGGACCCCGTCGGCAACCGGGGAGCGTGAACTCACGCTCGTCGTCGACGCCGGCGACACGGTTCTCGAGCACGACGAGACGAACAACCGTCGAAACACCACCGTGACGGTTTCGTCGCCGACGTCAGCCGAACCGGACGACGACGACGGTGGATCGAGCGCCTCCTCGGGCGGCGGTGGCGGGGGCGGCGGTGGCGGCGGTGGCAGCCTCGGCACGAGGACGATCGCCTCGATCACCGGCTTTATGGGCGGGGGCAGTTCGACGACCGTGTCGGTCGGCGACTCGTCGCCCCGTCTGGAGTCGATCCGCTTCGAGTTCGGCGAGGAGACCGCTGGACAGTTCGGAGTGTCCGAACTGAACGTCCCACCGGCGGACACCGACTACCCGCGCAACTACGACACGGTCGTCTCGCTGTTCGAGGTCACGCCCCCGGAACCCGTCCGGGACGACCCGGGTACTGTCACGGTGGCGCTCGACCGTTCACGCCTGTCTGCGATCGGGGCCGATCCCGACGGACTGCAGGTCGAACGGTACAACAAGTCGGTGGGAACGTGGGAGACGCTCGAGCACGAACTCGTCTCCAGCGACGACTCGACCGTGACGATCCGGTTCGAGACGCCCGGATTCCCGACAGGCGACTTCGGCACCCCCGCCTACACGACGTTCGCCATCACGACGGCACCGGCGGGCGCCGCAAGTAGTGACGCGGGCGGTGCGACCACCGAGAGCGAGACGACCACCGTGACCGCACCGGCCACGGCGACCGACACGGCCACGGCGGCCCAGACGACCACGCCCGCCAGTGGAACGACCACGTCGACGACGTTCCCCGGCTTCGGCGTCGGTGCCGTCGCGGGCGCGCTCGCTATCGTTCTGGTCGTCGTCCGCCGGCGGCGTAGGAACGGTCGGTAA